The following proteins come from a genomic window of Gordonia westfalica:
- a CDS encoding SulP family inorganic anion transporter, with translation MRIQGIGVPDVREVVRYDLSASLVVFLVALPLSLGIAIASGAPVLAGLIAAVIGGVVAGLLGGSRLQVSGPAAGLTVVVADMIASFGWRVTCFITVGAGILQLLFGISRVAGAALGIAPVVVHAMLAGIGITIALQQVHVLLGGSSASGAWENVTTLPAGIADVNLSDALVGGTVIAVLLAWPFLPASARKVPGPLVAIVGATLMVIALGLDVDRISIDGSFFEAISLPELPDNGWSAVLLGILTVALIASVESLLSAVAVDKMHTGPRADLNREMLGQGSANIASGMLGGLPVTGVIVRSTANVAAGARTRASAVLHGVWVLVFAALLTGLVEQIPTAALAGLLVVIGIQLVKLAHMRVALRTGDMWVYGITVTSVVFLNLLEGVAIGLAVAIGLLVWRVVRIEVTSEPSGAEGARKWVVRVRGSLSFLSLPKLNKALVAVPDAAHLTLELDTDFLDHAASEMLEDFRWAHEAGGGTVLVVEKGRARLSDAPRRPPRRHTTGFAGLTPWRSRVTSESAAAQDRPAALRSIMGGVNDYEHEHADALQAMLADVTETQDPDSLFVTCADSRLLPNIITASGPGDLFTVRNVGNLIPADPGDDVSVEAALEFAVGELGVTSIVVCGHSSCGAMHALLEDESSVVGTADMVEAGPIRRWLRHAIPSLAALRLGHPAGRAAAEMGLAEVDQLAVVNVVKQMETLTRHPLVGRAAAESRVKIVGLYFDIATARVFEVTPRALGPVTHSVPEDISARG, from the coding sequence ATGCGAATTCAGGGAATCGGGGTCCCGGACGTTCGCGAGGTGGTGCGATACGACCTATCTGCATCACTCGTGGTATTTCTCGTGGCCCTGCCATTGTCATTGGGTATTGCGATCGCATCGGGTGCGCCCGTGTTGGCCGGGCTGATAGCGGCGGTCATCGGCGGTGTCGTCGCCGGCCTACTCGGCGGCAGCCGGTTGCAGGTCTCCGGCCCGGCCGCGGGGCTGACCGTCGTGGTGGCCGACATGATCGCCAGTTTCGGTTGGCGCGTCACGTGTTTCATCACCGTGGGTGCCGGAATCCTGCAGCTGCTGTTCGGGATCAGTCGAGTCGCGGGCGCTGCGCTCGGCATCGCTCCGGTCGTGGTGCATGCGATGCTCGCCGGGATCGGGATAACCATTGCGCTGCAACAGGTCCATGTTCTTCTCGGCGGTAGCTCGGCGAGTGGTGCGTGGGAGAACGTCACCACGCTGCCTGCTGGGATCGCCGACGTCAACCTGTCCGACGCCCTTGTCGGTGGAACGGTGATCGCGGTCCTTCTGGCGTGGCCGTTCCTCCCTGCATCGGCGCGCAAGGTGCCGGGTCCGCTCGTCGCGATCGTCGGTGCGACACTCATGGTGATCGCACTCGGGCTCGACGTCGATCGCATCAGCATCGACGGGAGCTTCTTCGAGGCGATCTCGTTGCCCGAGCTTCCCGACAATGGCTGGAGCGCAGTTCTTCTCGGCATTCTGACCGTGGCGCTCATCGCGAGCGTCGAGTCGCTGCTGTCGGCGGTGGCGGTGGACAAGATGCACACCGGACCGCGCGCCGACCTCAACCGCGAGATGTTGGGTCAGGGCAGTGCGAACATCGCCTCGGGTATGCTCGGCGGTCTGCCTGTCACCGGCGTCATCGTACGCAGTACCGCCAATGTCGCCGCGGGTGCTCGCACCCGTGCATCGGCGGTGCTGCACGGAGTGTGGGTGCTGGTCTTCGCCGCACTGCTGACCGGACTGGTCGAGCAGATCCCGACAGCGGCGCTCGCCGGACTGCTCGTGGTGATCGGTATCCAACTGGTGAAACTGGCGCACATGCGAGTTGCGCTGCGCACGGGCGACATGTGGGTCTACGGCATCACGGTGACCTCGGTGGTCTTCCTCAACCTGCTGGAGGGCGTCGCCATCGGGCTCGCCGTCGCGATCGGACTGTTGGTGTGGCGCGTCGTGCGGATCGAGGTGACCTCGGAACCCTCTGGCGCCGAGGGGGCGCGGAAATGGGTTGTGCGCGTACGAGGTTCATTGAGCTTCCTGTCGCTGCCCAAACTGAACAAGGCGCTGGTCGCCGTGCCCGACGCCGCACACCTGACACTCGAACTCGACACCGACTTCCTCGATCACGCGGCGTCGGAGATGCTCGAGGACTTCCGCTGGGCCCACGAGGCCGGTGGCGGCACGGTCCTCGTCGTCGAGAAGGGACGTGCACGCCTGTCCGACGCTCCGCGTCGCCCTCCGCGCCGGCACACCACCGGGTTCGCCGGTCTCACGCCCTGGCGAAGCAGGGTGACCTCGGAATCCGCTGCCGCGCAGGACCGGCCCGCGGCGCTCCGGTCGATCATGGGAGGTGTGAACGACTACGAGCACGAGCATGCGGACGCACTCCAGGCGATGCTGGCCGACGTCACGGAGACCCAGGACCCGGATTCGCTGTTCGTGACCTGCGCGGATTCGCGTCTGTTGCCCAACATCATCACCGCCAGCGGCCCGGGCGACCTGTTCACCGTCCGCAACGTCGGAAACCTGATACCCGCCGATCCGGGTGACGACGTGTCGGTCGAGGCAGCGCTCGAGTTCGCCGTCGGGGAACTCGGTGTGACCTCGATCGTGGTCTGCGGCCACTCCTCGTGCGGCGCCATGCACGCACTCCTCGAGGACGAGTCTTCGGTTGTCGGTACCGCGGACATGGTCGAGGCCGGCCCCATCCGCCGATGGTTGCGGCACGCCATCCCGAGCCTCGCGGCACTTCGGCTGGGTCATCCCGCCGGTCGTGCCGCCGCGGAGATGGGGCTCGCCGAGGTCGATCAGCTGGCCGTGGTCAACGTGGTCAAACAGATGGAGACCCTCACCCGGCATCCCCTGGTCGGGCGTGCGGCAGCCGAGTCGCGCGTGAAGATCGTCGGCCTCTATTTCGACATCGCCACCGCCAGGGTCTTCGAGGTCACTCCCCGGGCTCTCGGACCGGTGACCCACTCGGTGCCGGAGGACATCTCCGCGCGGGGCTGA
- a CDS encoding metallophosphoesterase family protein codes for MFVVAHISDLHFNGTRFNRSRIQSTLSYINARAAGIDVLLVTGDIADEGAPSEYREAFGVLDSPLPILITAGNHDVREPFSATLLGAETSGPINHARRVGDVLFLMCDSSIPGRNDGYLDDRTIAWMSAQLESEGPDTPVFIAFHHPPVELHMPFMDSIRQTGEERLIPLVEHHPNIVAFLCGHAHTPAVTRFADRPLCLAPGVASTLNLPFEGTEIVNRGQPPGIAFHIYDKGRLVTHFRSVMF; via the coding sequence GTGTTCGTTGTCGCCCACATCAGCGACCTTCATTTCAACGGGACGCGGTTCAACCGGAGCCGCATCCAGTCGACGCTGAGTTACATCAATGCGCGAGCGGCCGGAATCGACGTCCTGCTGGTCACCGGTGACATCGCCGACGAGGGCGCGCCGAGCGAGTACCGAGAGGCCTTCGGCGTTCTCGACAGTCCCCTGCCGATCCTCATCACCGCGGGCAACCACGACGTCCGCGAACCGTTCAGCGCCACCCTGCTCGGCGCCGAGACGTCGGGACCGATCAACCATGCCCGACGCGTCGGCGACGTGTTGTTCCTGATGTGCGACAGCTCGATCCCCGGACGCAACGACGGTTACCTCGACGACCGGACGATCGCCTGGATGTCGGCTCAACTCGAGTCCGAGGGCCCGGACACACCTGTCTTCATCGCGTTCCATCACCCGCCGGTCGAGCTGCACATGCCCTTCATGGATTCGATCCGGCAGACCGGCGAGGAGCGACTGATCCCGCTCGTCGAGCACCACCCCAACATCGTCGCGTTCCTGTGCGGCCACGCGCACACACCGGCGGTCACCCGTTTCGCCGACCGACCGCTGTGCCTCGCGCCTGGTGTCGCATCGACACTGAATCTGCCGTTCGAGGGCACCGAGATCGTCAACCGCGGCCAGCCGCCGGGCATCGCCTTCCACATCTACGACAAAGGCCGGCTCGTCACACATTTCCGCTCGGTCATGTTCTGA
- a CDS encoding dienelactone hydrolase family protein, producing MTPAVHGETITVPAAYGDTEMYVARPADAAGSPLPGVLFITDVIGLRPRTRAMADRIASWGYVVAVPHLFYRDGTAAEWAPADDLLLPEARDAFFKRAMPRASTLTFDVARADLVAYLDALHSVPGVSAGPIGVTGYCMGGRLALNLAAARPTEVAAVGIFHTGRLVTEDADSPHLHLVDIDAFVLAIHADKDRSLPHTAVAQFEHALISSGVTHSATVYPGAAHGYTMSDIAAYHHEACEHHFAELEALFRRTLTA from the coding sequence ATGACCCCCGCAGTACACGGCGAGACGATCACAGTGCCCGCGGCCTACGGCGACACCGAGATGTACGTGGCCCGCCCGGCGGACGCGGCCGGGTCGCCGCTACCCGGTGTCCTGTTCATCACCGACGTGATCGGATTGCGCCCCCGTACCCGAGCGATGGCCGACCGGATCGCGTCATGGGGTTACGTCGTCGCGGTACCGCACCTCTTCTACCGCGACGGCACCGCCGCGGAATGGGCGCCGGCCGACGACCTGCTGCTGCCCGAGGCGCGCGACGCATTCTTCAAGAGGGCGATGCCCCGGGCCTCCACCCTGACCTTCGACGTCGCCCGCGCCGACCTCGTCGCCTATCTCGACGCGCTGCACTCGGTGCCGGGCGTCTCGGCCGGCCCGATCGGCGTCACCGGATATTGCATGGGCGGCCGGCTGGCCCTGAATCTGGCGGCGGCCCGTCCCACCGAGGTCGCCGCCGTCGGGATCTTCCACACCGGCAGACTCGTCACCGAGGACGCCGACAGCCCACATCTCCACCTCGTCGACATCGACGCGTTCGTGCTCGCCATCCACGCCGACAAGGACCGGTCGCTGCCGCACACCGCCGTCGCCCAGTTCGAGCATGCGCTCATCTCCAGCGGCGTCACGCATTCGGCAACCGTCTACCCGGGTGCCGCACACGGTTACACGATGTCCGACATCGCCGCATATCACCACGAGGCCTGCGAACATCATTTTGCCGAACTCGAGGCCCTGTTCCGGCGAACCCTCACCGCGTGA
- a CDS encoding DHA2 family efflux MFS transporter permease subunit: MTHSAEPQSNRLDRSVIVTGLVIVSGMVMVVLDTTIVNVALESLSTELDASLSTTQWVVTGYLLAVALVIPLTGWAMDRFGPKPTWITAVTLFVAGSALCAAAWSIETLIVFRILQGLGGGMLLPAGQAIITRAAGPDRLGRAMAILGVPMLLGPVLGPVIGGLLVEYTSWHWIFLVNVPVGLVAVALAVWKLPFGDKAPDRDRLDLLGLAVLSGSLVSLLYGLSRASSHGGFGEADVLGWLIAGAVGLGLYTWHSLRKGKDSIVDVRLLTNKVFAAGTVSVFLVAIGLFGGMLLLPLYYQTVRGEGALNAGLLLAPQGLGAIVAMVIGGRITDRIGAGYVVPVGVVLAMIGTYPFTHVGSDSSYLWLSVALFVRGMGLGSVMMPTISAAYSDLSKEVVTRAAPTLSAIQQVGASLGSALLVTALTQRLTHELNSHKIPASGGGTDQIGSVPPEAMPVVGPLLADAFGYAFWVAFALTAVIFVPAMFLPRHRPRGADAAPAPPAGI, translated from the coding sequence ATGACACATTCCGCCGAGCCACAGTCGAACAGACTCGACCGCTCCGTGATCGTGACCGGTCTCGTGATCGTGTCGGGCATGGTCATGGTGGTTCTCGACACCACCATCGTCAATGTCGCCCTGGAGTCGCTGAGCACCGAACTCGACGCCTCGTTGTCGACGACGCAGTGGGTGGTCACCGGATATCTCCTCGCCGTCGCCCTCGTCATCCCGCTCACCGGCTGGGCGATGGATCGGTTCGGACCCAAGCCGACCTGGATCACCGCGGTGACGCTGTTCGTCGCGGGTTCGGCCCTGTGTGCGGCGGCGTGGTCGATCGAGACCCTGATCGTCTTCCGCATCCTGCAGGGTCTCGGCGGAGGCATGCTCCTGCCGGCCGGGCAGGCAATCATCACCCGCGCCGCAGGACCCGACCGGCTCGGCCGGGCGATGGCCATCCTCGGCGTCCCGATGCTTCTCGGCCCCGTCCTCGGGCCGGTCATCGGCGGCTTGCTCGTCGAGTACACGAGCTGGCACTGGATCTTCCTGGTCAACGTGCCGGTCGGCCTCGTCGCGGTCGCCCTCGCGGTGTGGAAACTGCCGTTCGGCGACAAAGCTCCCGACCGTGACCGTCTCGACCTCCTCGGCCTCGCCGTGCTCTCCGGCAGCCTGGTCTCCCTGCTCTACGGTCTGTCGCGCGCGAGCTCCCATGGTGGCTTCGGCGAGGCCGATGTCCTCGGATGGCTCATCGCCGGTGCCGTGGGTCTGGGCCTGTACACCTGGCACAGTCTGCGCAAGGGCAAGGACTCGATCGTCGACGTCCGGCTCCTCACCAACAAGGTGTTCGCCGCAGGCACCGTGTCGGTGTTCCTGGTCGCGATCGGGCTCTTCGGCGGCATGCTGCTCCTTCCGCTCTACTACCAGACCGTTCGCGGTGAGGGCGCGCTGAACGCGGGCCTGCTGCTCGCCCCGCAGGGCCTCGGCGCGATCGTCGCGATGGTGATCGGCGGACGGATCACCGACCGCATCGGCGCCGGATACGTGGTCCCCGTCGGCGTCGTGCTGGCGATGATCGGCACGTATCCGTTCACCCATGTGGGCTCCGACAGTTCCTACCTGTGGCTGAGTGTTGCCCTCTTCGTCCGCGGCATGGGCCTGGGTTCGGTGATGATGCCGACGATCTCGGCCGCCTACAGCGATCTGAGCAAGGAGGTCGTGACCCGTGCCGCCCCCACCCTCTCGGCGATCCAGCAGGTCGGCGCGTCGTTGGGTAGCGCGTTGCTCGTCACGGCGCTGACGCAGCGACTGACCCACGAGCTGAACTCCCACAAAATCCCGGCCTCCGGTGGCGGCACCGATCAGATCGGTTCCGTCCCACCGGAAGCCATGCCCGTCGTCGGGCCATTGCTGGCCGACGCCTTCGGGTATGCGTTCTGGGTCGCGTTCGCCCTCACTGCGGTGATCTTCGTACCGGCGATGTTCCTGCCGCGGCACCGACCCCGCGGTGCCGACGCCGCACCCGCGCCACCGGCCGGAATCTGA
- a CDS encoding ATP-dependent DNA ligase yields the protein MAGGEILEVDGRRISITNLSKVLYPATGTRKYDVIDYYSRIADVMLPHLQDRIVTRKRWPNGVESTPFFEKDLPDSAPEWVRRYGIQHSERVIEYALAEDRAALVWLAQMAALEIHVPQWRLPIGPDGERMANRIVFDLDPGPRVPLRETAGVAMEIRNWLGGTTTYPVTSGGKGIHIYARLPKPVSSEAARKVAREVANEFARQNSDFITANMSKKIRDDKVFIDWSQNNASKTTLSPYSLRGREQPWVAAPRTWDEIADPEIAQLLYTEVLDRVADVGDLLDGLDAPYDDDPATDDAPDEADTRPDAEPQAGQIINLREYRRKRDESKTPEPFGDEEHRRRLEESDDDTEPESGPRAPIFVIQEHHARRLHYDFRLEHDGVLVSWAVPKNLPTDPDQNRLAVQTEDHPMDYADFEGDIPAGEYGGGHVSIWDKGTFELEKWRDKEVIVRLHGERVQGRYALIRTGDKNWLAHLMTDEPRPIVPDSLTDPRPMLATDEPIERLDERDWAFEGKWDGYRLLVRSIGGEFRLTSRSGIDMTKDFPEFASIADDLGLMDVVLDGEAVAIDSTGRTNFTLFTSRKHTEEPYTLKLHLFDILYLNGTSLLRKPWSVRRELLEELAPAFRRSAYVDVPPLLPTPASAAVEYSREHNLEGVVAKRRDSVYQQGRRSTKWLKHKNWSDIEVVVGGYRPGRGNRSHTIGSLLLGLPEETGLRYVGRVGTGFTDAQLRSLAEELEPLEISRSPFLEKLDRPIASSAVWVLPKIVGEVRFMDWTTAGHLRHPSWRGIRRDKLPGDL from the coding sequence ATGGCAGGCGGAGAGATCCTGGAGGTCGACGGCCGCCGGATCTCGATCACCAATCTCTCCAAGGTGCTCTATCCGGCGACCGGGACCCGCAAGTACGACGTCATCGACTACTACTCGCGCATCGCCGACGTCATGCTGCCGCATCTGCAGGACCGCATCGTCACCCGCAAACGCTGGCCGAACGGCGTGGAGTCGACGCCGTTCTTCGAGAAGGACCTCCCCGACAGCGCACCGGAGTGGGTTCGCCGGTACGGCATCCAGCACAGCGAGCGGGTCATCGAATACGCCCTGGCCGAGGACCGCGCGGCGCTCGTGTGGCTCGCCCAGATGGCCGCGCTCGAGATCCACGTCCCACAATGGCGACTCCCGATCGGACCCGACGGCGAGCGGATGGCGAACCGTATCGTCTTCGACCTCGACCCCGGTCCGCGTGTCCCCCTGCGCGAGACCGCGGGCGTGGCGATGGAGATCCGGAACTGGCTGGGCGGCACCACCACCTACCCGGTGACCAGCGGCGGCAAGGGAATTCACATCTACGCCCGGCTGCCCAAACCGGTGAGCTCGGAAGCCGCCAGGAAGGTCGCGCGGGAGGTCGCGAACGAGTTCGCCCGGCAGAACAGCGATTTCATCACCGCCAACATGTCGAAGAAGATCCGTGACGACAAGGTCTTCATCGACTGGAGTCAAAACAACGCCTCGAAGACCACCCTGTCGCCGTACTCGCTACGCGGACGTGAGCAACCGTGGGTCGCGGCGCCGCGCACCTGGGACGAGATCGCGGATCCCGAGATCGCCCAGTTGCTCTACACCGAGGTCCTCGATCGGGTGGCAGACGTCGGCGACCTCCTCGATGGACTCGACGCGCCGTACGACGACGATCCGGCCACCGACGACGCGCCCGACGAAGCGGACACCCGACCCGACGCGGAGCCACAGGCCGGTCAGATCATCAATCTGCGTGAGTACCGTCGCAAACGCGACGAGTCGAAGACCCCGGAACCCTTCGGCGACGAGGAACATCGGCGACGACTCGAGGAGTCCGACGATGACACGGAACCGGAATCCGGTCCGCGCGCACCGATCTTCGTCATCCAGGAACACCACGCCCGACGGCTCCACTACGACTTCCGCCTCGAACACGACGGGGTCCTGGTCTCGTGGGCCGTGCCCAAGAACCTCCCCACCGACCCGGACCAGAACCGGCTCGCGGTCCAGACCGAGGACCATCCGATGGACTACGCCGACTTCGAGGGCGACATCCCGGCGGGCGAATACGGCGGCGGTCATGTATCGATCTGGGACAAGGGCACTTTCGAGCTGGAGAAGTGGCGCGACAAAGAGGTCATTGTCCGTCTCCACGGTGAGCGCGTCCAGGGCAGGTACGCGCTGATCCGCACCGGCGACAAGAACTGGCTCGCCCACCTCATGACCGACGAACCACGCCCCATCGTGCCCGACAGCCTCACCGACCCGCGGCCGATGCTCGCGACCGACGAGCCGATCGAGAGGCTCGACGAGCGCGACTGGGCGTTCGAGGGCAAGTGGGACGGTTACCGGCTCCTGGTGCGGTCGATAGGCGGCGAGTTCCGTCTCACGTCCCGCTCGGGGATCGACATGACGAAGGATTTCCCCGAATTCGCAAGCATCGCTGACGATCTCGGACTCATGGACGTCGTCCTCGACGGCGAGGCGGTGGCCATCGACTCCACCGGCCGCACCAACTTCACGCTCTTCACCTCGCGCAAGCATACCGAGGAGCCGTACACGCTCAAGCTGCACCTGTTCGACATCCTCTACCTCAACGGGACGTCGTTGCTGCGTAAACCGTGGTCGGTACGACGCGAACTCCTCGAGGAACTCGCGCCCGCATTCCGCCGCTCGGCGTATGTCGACGTCCCCCCGCTGCTGCCGACACCCGCGAGCGCGGCGGTCGAGTACAGCCGCGAACACAACCTCGAAGGTGTTGTCGCCAAGCGCCGCGACTCGGTCTATCAGCAAGGTCGACGCTCCACCAAGTGGCTGAAACACAAGAACTGGAGCGACATCGAGGTCGTCGTCGGCGGGTACCGGCCCGGGCGTGGCAACCGGTCACACACCATCGGTTCGCTGCTGCTCGGCCTGCCCGAGGAGACCGGGCTGCGATACGTGGGCCGCGTCGGCACCGGATTCACCGACGCGCAATTGCGCTCTCTCGCCGAGGAACTCGAGCCGCTGGAGATCTCCCGGTCACCGTTCCTCGAGAAGCTCGACCGCCCCATCGCGTCGAGCGCGGTCTGGGTGCTGCCCAAGATCGTCGGCGAGGTGCGCTTCATGGACTGGACCACCGCCGGCCACCTACGACACCCGAGCTGGCGCGGCATCCGCCGGGACAAGCTCCCCGGAGATCTCTGA
- a CDS encoding Ku protein, which produces MADMRSIWKGDLSFGLVNVPVKVYSATESHDRKSYQVDSSDGTRIRYRRVREGTDTEVDYSDIANAYEAESGETVVLTKDDLSTLPVQKSPEISILEFVPAEQVDPIYFDKPYYLEPSSKSPKAYVLLAKALEETDRLAIASFTLRNRTRVAALRVVDGVMTLQTLLWPDEVRKPDFGFLDEDTEIRDQELKMAASLIESMASDYDPSEFEDTYQNELSKLIEAKAEGSEAFPEPDEEKPDEEDSEVADLLAALRASVKDRGDSDDGSEESDTAAKSPAKKAAKKAPAKKAAAKKTTAKKATAKKTTAKKAPAKKASRKAS; this is translated from the coding sequence ATGGCCGACATGCGCTCGATCTGGAAGGGCGATCTCAGCTTTGGCCTGGTGAACGTACCGGTCAAGGTCTATTCCGCGACGGAGAGCCACGATCGGAAGTCGTATCAGGTCGACTCCTCCGACGGCACGCGCATCCGCTATCGCCGCGTGCGCGAGGGAACCGACACCGAGGTGGACTACTCCGACATCGCGAACGCCTACGAGGCGGAGTCGGGCGAGACGGTGGTCCTGACCAAGGACGACCTGTCGACGCTGCCGGTGCAGAAGAGCCCGGAGATCTCGATCCTGGAGTTCGTGCCGGCCGAACAGGTCGATCCGATCTACTTCGACAAGCCGTATTACCTGGAACCGTCGTCGAAGTCGCCGAAGGCGTACGTGCTGCTGGCCAAGGCCCTCGAGGAGACCGATCGCTTGGCCATCGCGTCGTTCACCCTGCGCAATCGCACTCGGGTCGCGGCGCTGCGCGTCGTCGACGGGGTGATGACCCTGCAGACACTCCTGTGGCCGGATGAAGTGCGCAAACCCGACTTCGGGTTCCTCGACGAGGACACCGAGATCCGTGACCAGGAACTGAAGATGGCGGCGTCGCTGATCGAGTCGATGGCCTCCGACTACGACCCGTCGGAGTTCGAGGACACCTACCAGAACGAGCTGTCCAAACTCATCGAGGCGAAAGCCGAGGGCAGCGAGGCGTTCCCGGAGCCGGACGAGGAGAAGCCGGACGAAGAGGACTCGGAGGTCGCCGATCTGCTTGCCGCCCTGCGCGCCTCGGTGAAGGACCGGGGAGACTCCGACGACGGGTCCGAGGAGTCGGACACGGCCGCGAAGTCCCCGGCGAAGAAGGCCGCCAAGAAGGCTCCCGCGAAGAAGGCCGCGGCGAAGAAGACCACCGCGAAGAAGGCCACCGCCAAGAAGACCACCGCCAAGAAGGCGCCGGCCAAGAAGGCCTCCCGAAAAGCCAGCTGA
- a CDS encoding MFS transporter — protein MSTSVDTRLPRALKPLARKQYRLLASGLILAMFGDGIWTIAVIWQVIALGGGPGQVSLATGVAAVGMLVSTLVGGVLADRVSQRHIMVGLEVTKMLAFGAVGVASVAGVLDLWMVVAASLLAGVTMGMYYPAYSALLPGVVSASELQAANGIEGFFRPVVFQAVGPMIAGAIIGATAPGQAVVLAAVASVASGFCYLLMTPVTSRRLGDPESSEAEIARTNAGAGGVVVDLVEGFVYMIRTPWLWGTLFFACVLVLATMGPIEVLVPFALRERIDGGASQHAWVLAGFGIGAAATSLVFASLPMPRRYLTVMFGIWSFSSVPLVLMGVADATWMFVAAGVGMGVMFDGPMVLWGTLLQRRVPPALLGRIASLDFFVSVALMPVSMAIAAPVSAAIGLTATFVLAGLLPVPIAWGFYLAARMWRDEIENPLDDEVPPKLVSMNE, from the coding sequence GTGAGCACCTCCGTCGACACCCGTCTGCCGCGCGCCCTGAAGCCCCTGGCGCGAAAGCAGTACCGGCTGTTGGCGTCGGGTCTGATCCTGGCGATGTTCGGTGACGGGATCTGGACGATAGCCGTGATCTGGCAGGTCATCGCACTCGGCGGTGGACCCGGGCAGGTGTCGTTGGCGACCGGTGTCGCCGCGGTCGGCATGCTCGTCTCCACCCTGGTCGGCGGTGTGCTGGCCGATCGGGTTTCGCAGCGCCACATCATGGTCGGCCTCGAGGTCACCAAGATGCTGGCATTCGGTGCGGTGGGTGTGGCGTCGGTGGCCGGTGTCCTCGACCTCTGGATGGTCGTCGCGGCCTCGCTCCTCGCGGGCGTCACGATGGGCATGTACTACCCGGCGTACTCGGCGCTGCTGCCCGGTGTGGTCTCGGCGTCGGAACTACAGGCGGCGAACGGTATCGAGGGCTTCTTCCGGCCGGTCGTGTTCCAGGCGGTCGGTCCGATGATCGCCGGCGCGATCATCGGGGCCACCGCGCCGGGACAAGCGGTGGTGCTCGCCGCCGTCGCGTCCGTCGCGTCGGGATTCTGCTATCTGCTGATGACCCCGGTGACGTCGCGACGACTGGGCGATCCGGAGAGTTCGGAGGCCGAGATCGCGCGCACGAACGCAGGTGCCGGCGGTGTTGTCGTCGACCTCGTCGAGGGCTTCGTCTACATGATCCGCACCCCGTGGCTGTGGGGGACGTTGTTCTTCGCCTGCGTCCTGGTGCTGGCGACGATGGGACCGATCGAGGTGCTGGTGCCCTTCGCGTTGCGCGAGCGCATCGACGGTGGCGCCTCCCAGCATGCGTGGGTGCTCGCCGGGTTCGGGATCGGCGCGGCCGCCACGTCGTTGGTGTTCGCGTCGCTGCCGATGCCGCGGCGGTATCTGACCGTCATGTTCGGCATATGGTCGTTCTCGAGCGTGCCGCTCGTCCTGATGGGTGTTGCCGACGCGACCTGGATGTTCGTCGCGGCCGGGGTCGGCATGGGCGTGATGTTCGACGGCCCGATGGTCTTGTGGGGGACGCTGCTCCAGCGCCGGGTCCCGCCCGCACTGCTCGGCCGGATCGCGAGTCTCGACTTCTTCGTGTCGGTCGCGCTGATGCCGGTGTCGATGGCGATCGCCGCCCCGGTCTCGGCGGCGATCGGGCTGACCGCGACGTTCGTCCTGGCCGGCCTCCTGCCGGTGCCGATCGCGTGGGGTTTCTACCTCGCGGCCCGCATGTGGCGCGACGAGATCGAGAACCCGCTCGACGACGAGGTGCCGCCGAAGCTGGTGTCGATGAACGAGTGA
- a CDS encoding LysR family transcriptional regulator ArgP produces MDISQEGLRTLAAVLREGTFDAAAASLHITPSAVSQRIKALESAVGRVVLRRTKPASATPDGEVLVRLARQWELLLAETRAEFVGEPGDDDTPVTARPRVHLPIATNADSLATWLLPVLARFHRDHAVAVEVFRDDETRSSALLRSGDALAAVTSDPLAIRGCALQSLGSMRYLPVATPEFIDAWLSDGLDADALSRAPMVQFDRNDHIQLNMVAALAGRAVDPPAAYIPASTEYHRAVSLGIGWGAVPVVQIRDALDDGRVRLIADHHLDVPLYWQYWKLSSPLLQHLTEMVIAGAAEVLR; encoded by the coding sequence ATGGACATCAGTCAGGAAGGTCTGCGCACGCTGGCCGCAGTCCTGCGCGAGGGAACGTTCGACGCCGCGGCGGCGTCGCTGCACATCACGCCCTCGGCGGTGAGCCAGCGGATCAAGGCGCTGGAGTCGGCCGTCGGGCGGGTGGTGCTGCGTCGGACCAAACCGGCGTCGGCGACCCCCGACGGCGAGGTGCTGGTCCGCCTCGCCAGGCAGTGGGAGCTGTTGCTCGCCGAGACCCGAGCCGAGTTCGTCGGCGAACCCGGCGACGACGACACGCCGGTCACCGCGCGACCCCGAGTGCATCTCCCGATCGCGACGAACGCCGACTCGCTGGCAACCTGGTTGCTCCCGGTCCTCGCCCGGTTCCACCGGGACCACGCCGTGGCCGTCGAGGTGTTCCGCGACGACGAGACGCGCAGCAGCGCCCTGCTCAGGTCGGGTGATGCACTCGCCGCGGTGACGTCCGACCCTCTCGCCATCCGCGGCTGCGCCCTGCAATCACTCGGCAGCATGCGGTATCTACCGGTCGCGACACCGGAATTCATCGACGCCTGGCTGTCCGACGGCCTCGATGCCGACGCACTGTCGCGGGCCCCGATGGTCCAGTTCGATCGCAACGACCACATCCAGCTGAACATGGTGGCCGCGTTGGCCGGACGCGCCGTCGACCCGCCCGCGGCCTACATCCCGGCGTCGACGGAGTACCACCGCGCGGTGTCCCTCGGAATCGGCTGGGGCGCAGTGCCGGTCGTCCAGATCCGGGACGCGCTCGACGACGGCCGGGTGCGCCTGATCGCCGACCACCACCTCGACGTCCCGCTCTACTGGCAGTACTGGAAACTCAGTTCGCCTCTGCTGCAACACCTCACGGAGATGGTCATCGCGGGCGCGGCGGAGGTTCTGCGGTAG